The following DNA comes from Brassica oleracea var. oleracea cultivar TO1000 chromosome C5, BOL, whole genome shotgun sequence.
NNNNNNNNNNNNNNNNNNNNNNNNNNNNNNNNNNNNNNNNNNNNNNNNNNNNNNNNNNNNNNNNNNNNNNNNNNNNNNNNNNNNNNNNNNNNNNNNNNNNNNNNNNNNNNNNNNNNNNNNNNNNNNNNNNNNNNNNNNNNNNNNNNNNNNNNNNNNNNNNNNNNNNNNNNNNNNNNNNNNNNNNNNNNNNNNNNNNNNNNNNNNNNNNNNNNNNNNNNNNNNNNNNNNNNNNNNNNNNNNNNNNNNNNNNNNNNNNNNNNNNNNNNNNNNNNNNNNNNNNNNNNNNNNNNNNNNNNNNNNNNNNNNNNNNNNNNNNNNNNNNNNNNNNNNNNNNNNNNNNNNNNNNNNNNNNNNNNNNNNNNNNNNNNNNNNNNNNNNNNNNNNNNNNNNNNNNNNNNNNNNNNNNNNNNNNNNNNNNNNNNNNNNNNNNNNNNNNNNNNNNNNNNNNNNNNNNNNNNNNNNNNNNNNNNNNNNNNNNNNNNNNNNNNNNNNNNNNNNNNNNNNNNNNNNNNNNNNNNNNNNNNNNNNNNNNNNNNNNNNNNNNNNNNNNNNNNNNNNNNNNNNNNNNNNNNNNNNNNNNNNNNNNNNNNNNNNNNNNNNNNNNNNNNNNNNNNNNNNNNNNNNNNNNNNNNNNNNNNNNNNNNNNNNNNNNNNNNNNNNNNNNNNNNNNNNNNNNNNNNNNNNNNNNNNNNNNNNNNNNNNNNNNNNNNNNNNNNNNNNNNNNNNNNNNNNNNNNNNNNNNNNNNNNNNNNNNNNNNNNNNNNNNNNNNNNNNNNNNNNNNNNNNNNNNNNNNNNNNNNNNNNNNNNNNNNNNNNNNNNNNNNNNNNNNNNNNNNNNNNNNNNNNNNNNNNNNNNNNNNNNNNNNNNNNNNNNNNNNNNNNNNNNNNNNNNNNNNNNNNNNNNNNNNNNNNNNNNNNNNNNNNNNNNNNNNNNNNNNNNNNNNNNNNNNNNNNNNNNNNNNNNNNNNNNNNNNNNNNNNNNNNNNNNNNNNNNNNNNNNNNNNNNNNNNNNNNNNNNNNNNNNNNNNNNNNNNNNNNNNNNNNNNNNNNNNNNNNNNNNNNNNNNNNNNNNNNNNNNNNNNNNNNNNNNNNNNNNNNNNNNNNNNNNNNNNNNNNNNNNNNNNNNNNNNNNNNNNNNNNNNNNNNNNNNNNNNNNNNNNNNNNNNNNNNNNNNNNNNNNNNNNNNNNNNNNNNNNNNNNNNNNNNNNNNNNNNNNNNNNNNNNNNNNNNNNNNNNNNNNNNNNNNNNNNNNNNNNNNNNNNNNNNNNNNNNNNNNNNNNNNNNNNNNNNNNNNNNNNNNNNNNNNNNNNNNNNNNNNNNNNNNNNNNNNNNNNNNNNNNNNNNNNNNNNNNNNNNNNNNNNNNNNNNNNNNNNNNNNNNNNNNNNNNNNNNNNNNNNNNNNNNNNNNNNNNNNNNNNNNNNNNNNNNNNNNNNNNNNNNNNNNNNNNNNNNNNNNNNNNNNNNNNNNNNNNNNNNNNNNNNNNNNNNNNNNNNNNNNNNNNNNNNNNNNNNNNNNNNNNNNNNNNNNNNNNNNAAAACATCTATTAAATAAAAATTAATCTATCACATATAAAATTGATAAAATAACAATAAAATGTTAAATCAAACATGAAAACAAACATCATTTGTAAACAATATGTATTGCCTTATAGAGAGTAGACTTTTTATTTCAATGAGCAAATTATAAAATACTTATTTATAACTAATTGTGTACTTAAAGCATTTATTAGAATTTCAATATTTATTATTATATATAATATTACCACAAATATTGAATTTAATAATTGGAATACTTATATATATTTTAAAATATTTATATTAACTATTAATTTCGGATTTTTCGGGTTACCCGTTCGGATTCGGTTAATACCACTTCGGGTTCGGATATTTTTTGTACCACCCTACGAAACCCGTTCGGATATTTTACGTTTCAGGTCGGATAACGGGTCGGATTTTTCGGTTCGTGTTCGGTTCGGATTTCGGGTTCCGGATTTTATGCCCAGGCCTAATGGCAGTTTTAAGAGTGATGTTTGCAGAGAAAATGGTGGAGTTCGACCTAACTCTAATGATCTCGTCCAATTAACGAAGAAGCTGGGGGAGTTCTGCGTAGCTGAGAGACGATGAAACCAATTGCCGACGGAGTTGATGGCGGCGAGCTGATGACGACGGAGGAGCTGATAATGGTGGAGCTGAATGTGATCACACAAAGGTAAGAGATGATAAAGATCTCAATTTCTCTCTAATATTTTTTTTTAAAATATATAATTAGAAAATAAGCCGATGGACACTATGGTAATTCGCCTCTTTAATGAAACCTATTTGAAATCAGAAGGACTATCTCTCCTCTCTTAGAGAGAGGTTTTCTCTCAAAGAGATCTCTACCCTCTTCACAAAAACAGATCTTTCAGAGGGTTAGAGCACCATTAACCAGGTGCTTAATGGGTTGCTTATTGGGTTTTGGATTAAAAAAAAGGAAAAGAAAAGAATTAGAGAAGCAGCGATGCTTAATTAAGCCTCAGAAGCAGCGTGTCTTATTGGACACGTGTTTTCCAAACAACGCTCTGTGTTCCTTTCTCTCTCTCTCTCGTGAAACGGAAACATCTCGTTCTCTCTCTCGACGACTCCGTCTTCTCTCTCGACGAAATCGACGCCTCCTCGACGCTAAGCGCAGCTCAAACCCGACACAGTGCCCAAGTTCCATGAAGCTTTACCTGCTCTGACCGACTAACTCATCGGCGCGATGATGTCTCCTCTGTGGCGATCGGATGATCCAAACCTCATCCAAGAACCTACCGTCTACAGGTTTTTGTATTCTTTTTTCATTTGCCACAAAGTTTATTAGTTTCTGTGGGTTTTAAAGTTGATGGCTTTTTATCAGGTTGAATGAAGCAGTGATGCATTTTGGTGAGAGTATAAAGGAGATGTGTGTTCCTTTTCTGCTGTTATGACATACGTTCAAGATGTTTAAGGCTATTAGAGATCTTGTCTTTTTCCTCTGGAATCTGTGGATTTGATCTCTCTGATTCACTTAGTAGCCATAAGAATCTCCTTTTTGCTTTGTTTATGTCTCTACTATAAAAGATTACTAAAAAAACTGAGCCACTTGGGATTGTTTTATACCAGAATCTATTTACATGTTAGTGTTTGCTTGTGGAGAAAGATTGTTTATTTGAGTATGAAGTCTTGTTTGCATATCTGTGCTATTGCAAAGTTAGTATCTTTTTTAAGAGTCAAGTAAAGGATATCAAGCTTATGTTTTTACTAGTTCCAAGTAAATGATCTAGAGATCTGAAGGACTAGCTATGTCATTGATTCAAATTCAATCTCTTTATGTGAAAAAATGTTGTAATCTCTTTATTGTGCTTGAGAAAGGCCTGAACTTTGACATGTGTTACTACTTGGTGATCATCAGGTGAAAGAAAAATCTACTGAAGATGTGCAGACCTCTCAACCGAGCGGAACACACTCGGATCTTTCAATTCAAATACCGCCTAGACCAATCCCATTCGGTGGTGCCGGGCGTATCCCAAAAGGTTCTCTGAAACAAGCGCAGGTACATGTTTCTAACAGATGTTAACCAAACAGATACAGACCTGTGAGAAAACTTGAGGTCCGCATAATAATTGTATGAGTAATAGATTGAGTCATGTGCACTGTTTTTGGTGTAAAGCATGTCAACGTTTAATCATTGAGAGAAATTGCATATTCATTGAAAGAAATGTGCACTGTTCTTCTTCTTTTTTGCATGCTTTGGTTTTTGTAGTTCATTGCTATAATAATTTACTTCTTTTCTTTATCTCTCCGCTGCACTTTAGGTTAGTAGTCTTGACTTACGAGTACTTGTTCCTTTGGCCATGTTATTTGGAACTATAGAATTGCTTGTTTCTGTGAGAACTAGAGAAAGTTTGAGCTTTATTTTGGTTTATAAATTAGTTGAAACTGTTGGATCACAGTAACCCAATTTGGCTGATTCTATCTTCTCTCCTTGTCCTAGACTAGTACACATGAAAGACTACTTGTTTTCATTCTTCTTAACTTGTTTCATTGTAATTTTCTTTTTTTAAAACCCTCTAAATAAGATACTTGTATTGGAGGACACAAATTTAGAGGTATCTTAAATAAAATTCTTAACACACATTTATTACTAAAAAAAATGATTAAGAACCCCATTAGGGATGCTAGGGATAATCATGATCTTAGAGTCTGACTAGAGAGGGAGAGTGTTCTGTTTTTTTTTGTTATAATATAAACATTCGATCGAAAGATCGAACTTTCGATTCCGCTTGTCGGATTTTGTCCCTTCGTTAGGCGATCATGATTTCTTTTTTTTTGAACTGATTTTTCATATTAAAAGCAAAAGGAATGAAAAAGATACAAGCCTAATGGCCCTTAGTTTTACACAGCAGCCCAGTTTTTCAAAAAGAATAGCCCATTAAGTGACCCAAATCAAGAATCATAAAATGCCCTAAAAGGCCCAAGGAGGAACATAGGAAGTAACGAGAATGGGGAGGGACTTTCTGTACGTGACGCTCATCACGCTAACCACCTCTGCATCATGATCGAAGACACTGCTGGATTGCTAGTACGGAGGGAGAGAATACGGTCCTTTATCTGCCTATCTATCTGTCGGATCAGAGAAGAAGGAGGACGGAAAGTCTGGCGGTGGAGCCTGAAGTTACGCTCTGATCAGGACCAGTAGAGACACGATTGCCAACAGAGGAGGGAGAGAATACCTAGGGGGGATCGGCGATTCAGATGTTGTAGCTGATCAAGGACTCTGCTCCAGTCTCTCTCTGGAGTTTGAGTACATCGCTGAAATAAATAGCTCAAAATCTCCCAAGTGTAGGAGCATTCGAAGAAGAGGTGATTACGGCTCTCTGGTTGCACGTTACATAACAGACAGAGTGGAGAGGTTCCAAGGCCCCAGCCAATCAGTCTGTCTCTAGTTGGGCAACGATCGAGCACCAGCAACCAAGAGAGGAAGCTCTGTCTAGGAATGCCTCCTTTGTTCCACACTGTTTGGTGCCATGGAACCGAAGGACCATGCTGCATCAGGTGATAGTAGACTTTCCCTATTGAGTATCTGCTCGACTGTCTTCCTTCAATTTCCCAGACATAAGTATCTTCTTCTTCATTTAGGTGGATTGTTGTTAGTATGGCATGGACCTCAACCTGAGATTCAGACCGAGCAGGAGGAATCTGCCAAGTCCCATTAGTGTAGAGAGATGCCAGCGTTGCCTGCGCGGGTATGCCAAGAGATGTGGAGCCAAGTTGAAGATGTTGTCTCATACTTCCTACTTCAGACCAGTTGTCTGTCCAGAACCGACAACTGAGCCCATTTCCCACCCTTAACTTAATCCACTGGTAGAGCAGCGGGCTAAGCTTAAGGAGTTTGTTTACTTGCCAAGAGAACCTTCTGTTTGGTGTTGTAGTCCATAAGTTGCTCAGGTTTCCTTGCAAGACTTCTTCAACAAACCAAGCTGAACGATCCGATAGAAGTAAGTAGTATCTTAGGCGTGTCTGAACGATCCGATAGAAGTAAGTAGTATCTTGGTCACCTTCCTTAAGCCAATTCACCCGAGATCTTTTCTTAAAGTAGCTCTCTTCTATCACACGTAAGAAATTCCATCTCTCCAGAGCCTGTTTCTCCAGCTCAAACAACTGAGGAGTAGGGGATTGCATCACTTGTACCTGCACAGCTTGTAACAACTGGTTAGCCTCACTAACTCTCATTTGTATTTGTGAAAAATTCTCTCGGTTCGGTGCTTTTAGCTCTCTTTTAATTTGCTTTTGTTTCCAGCATAGAGCTGTTAGGTTCCAGACAATGCTTCCGGCTTGTGTCCATGCGTCATCAACCACCTGAAGAAAGTTCGGTGCTTGGTCAGATAGTTGTAGAATTTGAAAGGACGGATTCCATGGGTAGAAATTTTATAGGCTAAGTCAAGGATGCAGGGGCTACGGTCATAGGTGAGGGCGGGAAGGAAGAAGGAAGAGCAGTTGGGGAAGAGATTTAGAACTTGGCTGTTGATGAGAAGACGGTCGAGCTTTTTCGCTACAGGAAAGTCAGGTTGTTTATTGGTCCAGGTGAAAACCGGTCCTTGATAGCGAAGATCATAGAGGCCAATTTGTGTGAGGCAGTCTTTGAACTCCACCATACGGCTTGAAAGGCAGTTAACTTCGGGATTTGAGTGTTCAGAGAAATGCATAACCTGGTTGAAGTCACCGCCCATGATCCAAGGAACTTGATCAAGCGAGAAAGTGTTGGAAGTGTTTAGAAGCTCCACCCACAGATCTGTTCGCTCCTCTGCCTCATTGGAGGCGTAAATGGCAGTGTACACAAAAGGTTGGGATCCTGGTAGCTTGATCTCGCAAGTGACTGCCTGTTTGGACTGTTGCAGGACCCTCAATGCCACTGTATCCTTCCAGATAAGTATAATTCGACTTTCTTCATCCATGGAATGATTCGAAGTATAGTTCCATCCTCGACAGAGTTTACTCATTAGGTGACTTAGGTTATGATTCTTGATATGGGATTCTAGTATGACTCCAAAAGAAGGCTGTTGGCTTGCAAGCCATTGACAAAAAGGGGCATGCTTGTCCGGGTCATTCAATCCGCGGACATTCTAAAAAAATATTTTAGTATTCATAGGGCTAATCAATGACCTCTTCACTGGGAAGAGGACCTTGAGAAGACAAAATAGCAAAAGGGTTAGAGCCAAAAGTAGATATATCTGAAGGGGCTGAAGGAAGAAGGAAGAAGGAAGAAGGAAGAAGGAAGGGGGGGGGGAGGGGGCGAATGGGTGATTTGGGAACAGAGAAATAGTTTAGTTGGTCAGTGAATGAAGGGAAGGTTTGGGTGGAGCTGGGGCAAGGTCTTTTCTTTGGTTGTCCAGGAGGGGAGGTAGGAGAAACAAAAAGTGACAAAGGTTTATGAGGGAATGGCAGAGGTGGCATTAGTTTAGATGGATGGGGGGAATGGTTTGGTTTAATATGAGGGTTCTTTGTGGGGAAGGAGGCAAGGAAGAAGGGAGAATGTGGGTGGGTTTTTCTAAGGGAGGGAGGGAACAGGGCGGAGGGTCCGGGGGATGGGAGCTAGAAGAAGCCATCACAGCAGTACAGGCAGGAGGGGAAACCGAAGCCTCTTCCACAAAGGTAGAGGAACTATCCTTCTTAGGGACTATTACATTGGCTTCAGGTTCCTTTCCTTTACGATGGACTGTGTTTTGCTTCGCAGGTTGAGGCAGCTGGAGACAATTTTTCATAATGTGGCCAAGCTCATTGCAATGTGAGCATGTAGGAGGGACCCAAGGGTAACTAACCGAGACCTCCACCACTTCACCAGATTGTCGTGTGTATTCAACTACTGAAGGCAGCGGCTTGGTGAGGTCGACAGCAACTTTAACATGAGACATTGTCAGGCTGACCAAGTTAAGGGTGAAATCATCAGTCTCTTTGGGCTCTCCAACAAGTCCAACTATTAAGCTATAACCTTCAGAGTGCCTCAGGTCCAAAGGAATTCCTTTGAGGTGTGCCCATATTTGAACAGATTCTAGAGGAGGAGAGGTAGTGGAAGCAGAGGAAGACCATTGTACAGCTTGAAACATGGAATCCCTGACATACCAGACTCGTTTTTCCAGTATCTTCTGCCTAAGATAGTCTGATGGGATCCTTACAAGTATAGATCGTGTGTGAGGATTGGAATGAATCTCAACGCGAGTACCTTTACCCCACAAATGGTTTAGAACTTTTTGGGTATGGTTGAAAGGCGGTGGGCGACCATTGAAATAACACACGATGAAGTCCTTATGCATTTCAGCTCCCTTCTTAAACACTCTATCAGGGATGAGCACACAAGGACGACCTGATTCAGAGACAGTGACTGGCGCAAGTCTACGGAGGGTCTTATCCACAGATTTACGGAGCCTTTCAGCGAGATTTGGGTGAGTATTTGAAGCTGTTTCAGCAAAAGACGGGGGAGGAGGGGGATGGCTTGGCTACGGGGGGAGCACAGGTTCAGGTGGCACACAGGTAGGGTTTGGAGGGAGGACAATATTGGGTTTTGGAGTTGGTAAGTGAGCAGGAGGGGGAATAGTAGGGATTGAGTTAGAATGGTTTTGAAAGGGTAAGTTGGAGGAACAAGAGGCTTTGTTTGTTTGAATAGGGGAGGAAGTTTTAGGGGGAAGAACTTTGAAGTTTGTAAGGTCACGAACAGTGTTCCTAAATCTAGAATTATCTGAGATAGGAATCACTGAAGTTGGTTTTTCCGACATCCCAATTAGGGATTCAGTTGGGTGGGGGGGGGGAAGCGGGCTAAGGAAAGGGGGTTATCAGGGTCGGGGTCAGGCGGGTCGGGAGGGGTGAGCAGCCGACTATCACCAGGGGTGAGACGTGACAGAGACAAGGCGGAAGCACTGTTGGCTGGGAACCAGGGGTTCGCCATCGACGAGAGAGAAAAGCACTTTTTTAATGTCTCTTTAATAACCAAAAGCTAGGCGATCATGATTTCGCTTTGGCGAATTTCAGTTTAAATAAATCTCGAGTTAGCTCGGAACTTTTGATGTGTTTTGATTCAAGCCAGAGCTTTTATTCACTCTTTTCATTTATCTCTGAGCTTGAGTCTGTCTTCTCCAATCTAGTTTGGTTGGAGATTGAACTGCTTCTTTTCACTGTGTTCTTCATTTTAATCCCGTTGAATACCTTTTCAGATATCTTCTTCACTGTCACTTCAATTGTTTTCTAGGAGAATCAGTCTTCACTTTTGTTGTGCCTTCTATGGCGTATGGTGAAGCCTCTCCGGTTGAAAGAAGGTTGGGTAAGATGGATTCTTCAAAGTCGCTGTTGGAATAGGTTCAGCAAAGCTGGCGTTTCTGAAACGGTCTAGCATAGGATCTTCCTTCAACTTTGACAGAAGATTTCCCAGACTTATTCCAGTGAAGTAAGGTCCCTCTGTTTGAGTGTTAACGGCGAAGGTGGAAAGCCTTACAAGCGAAGATCATCAAACCCTGCGGCAAGCTAGTTCAGATCGGAACTAACGGCGGAGCTGTGACTCTCGATCCCCATCTATGCGAGCTGTGTGGAAACGTGTCGAATTTCTGAGGCTAAAAGCTCATGCACGAGGATGTGATTACACGTGTATCATCTTATCTATCCAGACGTCGTGTGCTCTTACTGCAATGTTATAGTAGAGATAATGATTCTGATCAATAATAGGTCTGGGTTTGGGCTTAAGTTTTATTGTAATGATGTAACCTATGAGAATTGGGTTTAATGATGTGTAGCTTGTAATTTAGCCTATGGGCTTGATAAATGAAATTGAAAGTCGACAAAAAAAAAATGAAACCTATTTAGGTGATTTTGAGCTTTGGGTGCTATTTTGGGTAGAAAAATTTGATTGAAGGTCATTTGAGATTTGAGGCCATTTCTCTTGAATATATAATATAATCATTAACCCAAGAAAAATCAATGGAAGTGAAACAATGCTTGGAATCATTCGTGTGATGTGGAGATATGTGGAACTAGTTTTAGGTTTTAGATAACCAGTATTTACTTGAGGTTGATGCAGTTACGAAACATACACCATGAGGTTTGCTGAAATTCAGGTTTTTATTTTAAAACGTGATAATAATTGACGAATAATGTAGATAACTAGTAGAGAGAAAGTTACTGATCTCATTGTTAATCACATATTTTTGGTGTGTTTTCTCTTTTAACATCAGTCGCATGTTTTCTTATCTTTAGCTTCGTTAGCTTATAGTGGTCGTTTTTTGCAACTTGAGGACAGTAAAAGAACAAGTGAGATTTCCCTTTTGTAATTTGAGTCACTGACCCAAGCTTACAATTACCTTTATCAGAGTTATAATTTACTTATAAGTTAAACTGATTGTGTTAGAAAAAAAAAAAAAAAAAAGTTAAACTGATTAGCTCGCAACGTTGGAACTATGCAAATCTTGATTGATCTGTTATTACTCTTTTCAAGTCTTGTTAGCTATTGGTTCTTACTTCTCAGTGACAGGGAAAGTAGGGACTGGTTCCAACTTTGGATGCAACTTATTGATGTCCACAATCAAAATACAGATACACAAACAGAGTAGAAGAAGAAAGGCATATATTAAATTATCAGATCATACAAAATTGGTAGGTGAAGACAAAACAGAAGCCGTGGGTGTACTGTGTACAAAACTATTAACTCATTTCTGGAGATGATACTGAGAAAGAAAGTCTTGATACGAAGAAGAACGATCTTGCCATTGAGAAACAAGCGCCTTGCACATAAACATATCATCCAACACCTCAAGCCCTGATCTTCCTCCACCAACAACATCATCATACTGTCTTTACGACACACTTTGGAGACAAACTTTGTGAGTTCTTCTGAATCATCTGTCTTTGTGATTGGAGAATAAGCAATGAACCGCTTCTTCTCCTTCTGTGAAAGCCACATGACATCGTCAAGTGGTATGGTTGTCTCGCCTGCACCTGAGTTTGCCATTTCACTAGCCGCTTTGGAGATTTGGTTGCACCTCTCAGCGAACTCTGCATCTGGCGAGAATAACTCTTGTTGTTCTAAATTTACACAACCGTTGCGGAGCTCGTGTAATGTTAAGAGAACTGGGAGTGGGAGAACAGGACCAATGAGGTCAACACCAGGCCGCACTCTTGTTTCCATAAAAGAAAAGGCGGTAGCTGCGGAAACTCCGGAACAGATAAAAACTCGAGAGACGGTTTCTTCTTGTCTAACAGAACACCTTCAACCTCAGTGTAGTTTGAGAACGCAAGCAACAGAACATCTATAGGTAAGCTTGACCAGGTCTCTCTCAACGCGATGTCCAAAACGCTCGTTGGTGAGTTGATACTGTCGAAGACTGCAGTAACTGTGGAGGAGCATCTGTCTCTACCGAACCCGCAGAGATTCAGCTTCTCGCATAGCTCCTCCTGCTAGGTTAAGCTGAGAGGATCGCTCTTCTTCTTCGAACCTCCTGATGGTCTCTTTTTACTAATCCTCGATTCTACGAACCTGGCGAGGTTCCCTTTTGTGTAAGCAGAAAGATAGTCTAGCTCGAGGTATTTGAACCGACGAGGGAGT
Coding sequences within:
- the LOC106292185 gene encoding uncharacterized protein LOC106292185, coding for MDEESRIILIWKDTVALRVLQQSKQAVTCEIKLPGSQPFVYTAIYASNEAEERTDLWVELLNTSNTFSLDQVPWIMGGDFNQVMHFSEHSNPEVNCLSSRMVEFKDCLTQIGLYDLRYQGPVFTWTNKQPDFPVAKKLDRLLINSQVLNLFPNCSSFFLPALTYDRSPCILDLAYKISTHGIRPFKFYNYLTKHRTFFRWLMTHGHKPEALSGT